In Gemmobacter fulvus, a single window of DNA contains:
- a CDS encoding response regulator transcription factor, producing MRVILVEDNLSLAKGIENALKDQGHAVDHLEDGLDADAFLSRQTADVAIIDINLPRLCGLEIIRRMRARRDTMPILVLTAQGKTSDRVEGLDAGADDYLVKPFDMEELVARLRALSRRRPQVAPTREPVGQLLYDREQRIVLHADRNLDLPRRELALFELLLENRGRLIEKDRIADSLYGTGTPVEPNAVELLVSRLRRKIDGSGVTIRTARGLGYMLDEI from the coding sequence ATGCGCGTGATCCTGGTGGAAGACAATCTGAGCCTTGCAAAGGGCATTGAAAACGCCCTGAAAGATCAAGGGCATGCCGTGGATCACCTGGAGGACGGGCTGGATGCCGATGCCTTTCTGTCGCGCCAGACGGCGGATGTGGCGATCATCGACATCAATCTGCCGCGTCTCTGCGGCCTCGAGATCATCCGCAGAATGCGCGCGCGCCGAGATACCATGCCCATTCTGGTCCTGACTGCGCAGGGCAAAACCTCGGATCGGGTTGAAGGTCTGGATGCCGGGGCGGACGACTATCTGGTCAAGCCTTTCGACATGGAAGAACTCGTGGCGCGGCTGCGCGCCCTGTCGCGCCGTCGCCCGCAGGTCGCCCCGACGCGCGAACCCGTCGGGCAGTTGCTTTACGACCGCGAACAGCGGATCGTCCTGCATGCCGACCGCAATCTGGACCTGCCGCGCCGGGAACTGGCGCTGTTCGAACTGCTGCTGGAAAATCGCGGGCGGCTGATCGAAAAAGACCGGATCGCCGATTCCCTCTATGGCACGGGCACACCCGTCGAACCGAATGCGGTCGAACTGCTGGTATCGCGCCTGCGCCGCAAGATCGACGGATCCGGCGTCACGATCCGCACGGCGCGCGGCCTTGGCTATATGCTGGACGAGATCTGA
- a CDS encoding acyl-CoA thioesterase yields the protein MCSDRPDGEPVIRTIAMPADTNPSGDIFGGWLMAQMDLAAGNLAARIERGRAATIAVEGMTFLKPVKVGDEVSLYADLVATGRSSMRIHVEAWRRNRYAEDSVKVTDATFTFVALDGDGRPRPLAASA from the coding sequence ATGTGCTCTGACCGGCCCGACGGCGAACCCGTCATCCGCACCATCGCCATGCCCGCCGATACGAATCCCTCGGGGGACATCTTTGGCGGTTGGCTGATGGCGCAGATGGACCTTGCGGCAGGCAATCTTGCCGCAAGGATCGAACGGGGCCGCGCCGCTACCATCGCGGTGGAGGGGATGACCTTCCTCAAACCCGTGAAGGTGGGCGACGAGGTCTCGCTTTACGCGGATCTGGTTGCGACCGGGCGCAGCTCGATGCGCATCCATGTCGAGGCCTGGCGACGCAACCGTTATGCCGAGGACAGTGTGAAGGTGACTGACGCCACCTTCACCTTCGTGGCCCTGGATGGCGACGGCAGGCCAAGACCCTTGGCCGCAAGCGCCTGA
- a CDS encoding tripartite tricarboxylate transporter permease, whose protein sequence is MIDTLFTALSELLSFQHLSYMFLGIALGLAIGVLPALGGIAGLSLLIPFIYGMDQVSALAMLIGLLAIMPTGDTFSSILLGIPGGSSSQATVLDGFPLAKKGEAARALSTAFISSMFGGIFGAVVLTGFVFIARPVILAFGSAELFMLALLGLSMVAVLSGRSLVKGIAACCLGLVIGSIGAAPATGEFRLVYDIEYLYDGIPLVVVGMGVFAIPEIVDLMRSNSAIAGEMPLGKGWTRGIRDWANNWFLSLRCAAVGCIVGVIPGLGGSVVDWIAYGHAVQTTKDTSNFGKGDIRGVIAPESANNAMTGGAMLPTILFGIPGSGAMAVFLGCMVLIGIEPGPSMVTTDLHLTYTMIWSLALANIFGALACVALARPISGLTKVPFQYMAPFLMVMIAFAAFQSTRSVNDLLALLALGVVGVLMKRFGWSRPALLIGYVLAPQAETFLYQAVQFNGWEFLTRTGVIIIGLMTLASVFFGLRNRVDEHGNVVPVTDDVPDVPQFRAHLPQIGFAAAIFGVMVIALYDSLQHDFLGKVFPLSVTVVGIVMLGVLLWELWHGKPGHHSHFDAELIDTQSGSAPPRGLWAGLGWMAALILLAVLLGFVLAVAVFFLAFMRLRAGATWLRSLHLTAWAVGGIITAAWLLTLNFPSGLLQSVVDLPWPLR, encoded by the coding sequence GTGATAGATACCCTATTCACTGCCCTTTCCGAGTTGCTGAGTTTTCAGCACCTCAGTTACATGTTTCTGGGCATCGCGCTCGGGCTGGCCATCGGGGTTCTTCCCGCGCTTGGCGGGATCGCCGGATTGTCGCTGCTGATCCCGTTCATCTACGGGATGGATCAGGTCTCGGCGCTTGCCATGCTGATCGGCCTTCTGGCCATCATGCCGACGGGGGACACGTTTTCGTCCATCCTTCTGGGAATTCCGGGCGGATCATCAAGCCAGGCAACGGTTCTGGATGGTTTTCCTCTGGCCAAGAAGGGCGAGGCTGCACGCGCGCTGTCGACCGCCTTCATCTCGTCGATGTTTGGCGGGATCTTTGGCGCTGTGGTGCTGACGGGGTTCGTTTTCATCGCACGTCCGGTCATTCTTGCCTTCGGATCGGCGGAACTGTTCATGCTGGCGCTGCTGGGTCTGTCGATGGTGGCGGTTCTGTCCGGGCGCAGTTTGGTCAAGGGGATTGCCGCCTGCTGTCTGGGCCTTGTGATCGGCTCCATCGGGGCCGCGCCGGCCACGGGCGAATTCCGGTTGGTCTATGACATCGAGTATCTTTACGACGGCATCCCGCTGGTCGTCGTCGGGATGGGCGTTTTTGCCATTCCTGAGATCGTCGACCTGATGCGCTCCAACAGCGCGATTGCGGGCGAAATGCCGCTGGGCAAGGGCTGGACGCGCGGCATCCGTGACTGGGCCAACAACTGGTTCCTGTCGCTGCGCTGCGCGGCTGTCGGCTGCATCGTCGGGGTCATTCCCGGCCTGGGCGGATCGGTGGTGGACTGGATCGCCTATGGCCATGCCGTGCAAACCACCAAGGACACCTCGAACTTCGGCAAGGGGGATATCCGCGGTGTGATCGCGCCGGAAAGCGCCAATAACGCCATGACCGGCGGGGCGATGCTGCCGACCATCCTATTCGGTATTCCCGGCTCGGGAGCCATGGCGGTGTTTCTGGGCTGCATGGTGCTGATCGGGATCGAACCCGGCCCCTCGATGGTCACCACCGATCTGCACCTGACCTATACGATGATCTGGTCGCTGGCTCTGGCCAATATCTTCGGCGCGCTGGCCTGTGTGGCGCTGGCCCGTCCGATTTCCGGGCTGACCAAGGTGCCGTTCCAATACATGGCCCCGTTCCTGATGGTGATGATCGCCTTCGCGGCCTTCCAGTCCACCCGGTCGGTCAACGATCTGCTGGCGCTGCTGGCGCTGGGGGTGGTGGGCGTGCTGATGAAGCGCTTCGGCTGGTCGCGCCCGGCCCTTCTGATCGGCTATGTGCTGGCCCCGCAGGCCGAAACCTTCCTGTATCAGGCGGTGCAGTTCAATGGGTGGGAGTTCCTGACCCGCACCGGGGTGATCATCATCGGTTTGATGACGCTGGCCTCGGTGTTCTTTGGCCTGCGCAACCGGGTGGACGAACATGGCAATGTCGTGCCGGTTACGGATGACGTGCCCGATGTGCCGCAGTTCCGCGCCCATCTGCCGCAGATCGGTTTTGCGGCTGCGATCTTCGGGGTGATGGTCATCGCGCTGTATGACTCGTTGCAGCACGATTTCCTCGGCAAGGTATTCCCGCTGTCGGTGACCGTTGTGGGCATCGTGATGCTGGGGGTGTTGCTGTGGGAGCTGTGGCACGGCAAGCCGGGGCATCATTCCCATTTTGATGCCGAACTGATTGATACCCAATCCGGGTCTGCGCCGCCGCGCGGTCTCTGGGCTGGGCTGGGCTGGATGGCCGCGCTGATCCTGCTGGCCGTGCTGCTGGGATTTGTGCTGGCCGTGGCGGTTTTCTTCCTCGCCTTCATGCGGTTGCGGGCAGGTGCCACATGGTTGCGCAGCCTGCATCTGACGGCCTGGGCGGTGGGGGGCATCATCACCGCCGCCTGGCTGCTGACGCTGAACTTCCCCTCGGGCCTGTTGCAATCGGTGGTCGATCTGCCCTGGCCCCTGCGCTGA
- the tcuA gene encoding FAD-dependent tricarballylate dehydrogenase TcuA gives MKDWPEIFDLAVVGGGNAALCAAITAAQQGASVLILEGAPVAYRGGNSRHTRNFRCMHKGPMFPLTDAYEEEEYIHDLMLVTKGKTDEALARLAIRSSEKCLPWMMAQGVRFQPSLSGTLSLSRTNAFFLGGGKALVNAYYNTATDLGVKIAYEAQVTHVHRDGDLISHLEAEIAGRPVTVKARSFVLASGGFQADLDWLARAWGPAARNFLIRGTPYNRGVVLRDLLDQGAESVGDPTQCHAVAIDGRAPKYDGGIVTRLDCVPFSIVVNRDGDRFYDEGEDVWPKRYAIWGRLVAAQPDQVGYALIDAKSIDLFMPSVFPAVKADTIEGVAVAMGLDPAAVRRTVTTFNAACRPGPFHPTELDGLRTEGLEVPKTNWARPLDTPPFYGYQLRPGVTFTYLGLKVDARAQVHTAEGPIRNLWAAGEIMAGSILGQGYLAGFGMTIGTVFGRIAGKEAAAHVA, from the coding sequence ATGAAAGACTGGCCCGAGATCTTCGATCTGGCCGTTGTGGGCGGGGGCAATGCGGCCCTGTGCGCCGCCATCACGGCTGCCCAGCAGGGCGCAAGCGTGCTGATCCTTGAGGGCGCGCCGGTTGCCTATCGCGGCGGCAACAGCCGCCACACCCGCAACTTCCGCTGTATGCACAAGGGGCCGATGTTCCCGCTGACCGATGCCTATGAGGAAGAGGAATACATCCACGACCTCATGCTGGTCACCAAGGGCAAGACCGACGAGGCGCTGGCACGGCTGGCGATCCGGTCCTCGGAAAAGTGCCTGCCCTGGATGATGGCGCAGGGGGTGCGGTTCCAGCCGTCGCTGTCGGGCACGCTGTCCCTGTCGCGCACCAATGCGTTCTTCCTTGGGGGTGGCAAGGCTTTGGTGAATGCCTATTACAACACGGCCACCGACCTTGGCGTGAAGATTGCCTACGAGGCGCAGGTGACCCATGTGCATCGCGATGGCGATCTGATCTCGCATCTGGAGGCCGAGATTGCGGGCCGCCCCGTCACGGTAAAGGCGCGCAGCTTTGTGCTGGCCTCGGGCGGGTTTCAGGCCGATCTTGACTGGCTGGCCCGGGCCTGGGGGCCTGCGGCGCGCAACTTCCTGATCCGCGGCACGCCTTATAACCGTGGCGTGGTCTTGCGCGATCTGTTGGATCAGGGCGCCGAAAGTGTCGGGGATCCGACCCAGTGCCATGCGGTTGCCATTGATGGCCGCGCGCCGAAATATGATGGCGGCATCGTCACCCGGCTGGATTGCGTGCCGTTTTCCATCGTGGTGAACCGTGATGGCGACCGCTTCTATGACGAGGGCGAGGATGTCTGGCCCAAGCGGTATGCCATCTGGGGCCGTCTGGTTGCAGCCCAGCCCGATCAGGTGGGTTATGCGCTGATCGACGCGAAATCAATCGACCTGTTCATGCCCTCGGTCTTTCCCGCCGTGAAGGCCGACACCATCGAGGGCGTGGCAGTTGCGATGGGCCTTGATCCCGCCGCCGTGCGCCGCACCGTGACCACGTTCAACGCCGCCTGCCGCCCCGGCCCGTTCCACCCGACCGAGCTGGACGGGCTGCGCACCGAAGGGCTGGAGGTGCCGAAAACCAACTGGGCGCGGCCACTGGATACGCCGCCCTTCTATGGCTACCAGCTGCGCCCCGGTGTGACCTTCACCTATCTGGGGTTGAAGGTGGACGCCCGCGCGCAGGTTCACACCGCCGAAGGCCCGATCCGCAACCTTTGGGCTGCGGGCGAGATCATGGCCGGCTCGATTCTGGGGCAGGGCTATCTTGCCGGGTTTGGCATGACCATCGGCACCGTCTTCGGACGCATCGCAGGCAAGGAGGCCGCCGCCCATGTCGCTTGA
- a CDS encoding Bug family tripartite tricarboxylate transporter substrate binding protein: protein MKNQFNITRRVALGLAAGGLVLGMAGQAAAEVDFSGKTIEWIIPFSAGGGSDTWARFNALLLAKYLPGQPTVIVVNEPGGGSTKGTNLFAARAEPDGLMILGTSGSTQFPYLLGDPRVRYEYKDWKIAMAGPTGGVVYTTPSLGLKGPEDIAALKDKELVYASQGATSLDLVPLLGFRLMGFNVQHVFGFKGRGDGRLAFERGEVNIDYQTSSAYIKSVQPLVEAGEAVPLFSWGVLNEAGEVVRDPTFPDLPTFVEAYQTLTGSAPSGPEYEAYFAFFTAGFPAQKMMFLPKDTPDEIVATYQKAFEDMKADPDYLASAESVLGTYEQVTGPLAQALFEKGTTIAPELRTQVAQMLASEYGVKLGED from the coding sequence ATGAAAAACCAATTCAACATCACTCGGCGCGTGGCGCTTGGGCTTGCCGCAGGCGGGCTGGTTCTTGGCATGGCCGGGCAGGCTGCGGCCGAGGTGGATTTCTCGGGCAAGACGATCGAATGGATCATTCCCTTCTCGGCCGGGGGCGGGTCTGACACCTGGGCGCGGTTCAACGCGCTGCTGCTGGCAAAATACCTGCCGGGCCAGCCCACGGTGATTGTGGTGAACGAGCCCGGCGGCGGATCGACCAAGGGCACCAACCTGTTCGCCGCCCGGGCCGAGCCGGATGGGCTGATGATCCTTGGCACCTCGGGCTCCACCCAGTTTCCCTATCTGCTGGGTGATCCGCGCGTGCGCTATGAATACAAGGACTGGAAGATCGCCATGGCCGGCCCCACCGGTGGCGTGGTCTATACCACCCCGTCCCTGGGTCTGAAGGGGCCTGAAGATATTGCCGCGCTCAAGGACAAGGAACTGGTCTATGCCAGCCAGGGCGCGACCTCGCTAGACCTCGTGCCGTTGCTCGGGTTCCGACTGATGGGTTTCAATGTCCAGCATGTGTTTGGCTTCAAGGGCCGGGGCGATGGCCGTCTGGCGTTCGAGCGGGGCGAGGTGAACATCGACTATCAGACGTCCTCTGCCTATATCAAAAGCGTGCAGCCGCTGGTCGAGGCCGGAGAGGCGGTGCCGCTGTTCAGCTGGGGTGTGCTGAACGAGGCGGGCGAGGTGGTGCGCGATCCGACCTTCCCCGATCTTCCGACCTTTGTTGAGGCCTATCAGACGCTGACCGGCTCTGCGCCGAGCGGCCCGGAATACGAGGCCTATTTCGCCTTCTTTACTGCCGGTTTCCCGGCCCAGAAGATGATGTTCCTGCCCAAGGACACGCCGGACGAAATCGTGGCAACCTATCAGAAGGCCTTCGAGGACATGAAGGCCGACCCCGATTATCTGGCCAGTGCCGAGTCGGTTCTGGGCACCTATGAACAGGTGACTGGCCCGCTGGCGCAGGCACTGTTCGAAAAGGGCACCACCATCGCGCCGGAGCTTCGCACACAGGTCGCGCAGATGCTGGCCTCGGAATACGGCGTCAAGCTCGGCGAAGACTGA
- a CDS encoding GntR family transcriptional regulator, with product MADESEIPQGQGAYRRLLEDIRSGTLSPGARLRETDLAERLGISRTPVREAIRQLEADGLVVHLPRQGATIRSLDHAEVVELYEMRAVLEGTAARLAARAASDIELAELAALNAELAAAPAGPHAREANRVFHRTLIEAARNRFLIKAMSALQKTLLILGPTTLSDPGRAGTAVDEHAAVLKALVARDGAGAEAAMRFHVEAALSARIRGMRGRELPMEDEP from the coding sequence ATGGCTGACGAGAGCGAAATTCCACAGGGGCAGGGGGCGTATCGCCGCCTGCTGGAAGACATCCGCAGCGGCACGCTGTCCCCCGGAGCGCGGCTGCGCGAGACGGATCTGGCCGAACGGCTGGGCATCAGCCGCACTCCGGTGCGCGAGGCGATCCGCCAGCTTGAGGCGGATGGTCTGGTGGTTCACCTGCCCCGGCAGGGGGCCACGATCCGCAGCCTCGACCATGCCGAGGTGGTGGAGCTTTATGAGATGCGCGCCGTGCTGGAAGGCACGGCGGCGCGGTTGGCAGCGCGGGCGGCCTCTGACATCGAACTGGCGGAACTCGCCGCGCTGAACGCCGAACTGGCCGCGGCCCCCGCCGGTCCCCATGCGCGTGAGGCCAACCGAGTGTTCCACCGCACCCTGATCGAGGCGGCGCGCAACCGCTTTCTGATCAAGGCGATGAGCGCGCTGCAAAAGACGCTGCTGATCCTTGGTCCGACAACGCTCTCCGATCCGGGCCGGGCCGGAACCGCCGTGGACGAACATGCCGCAGTGCTGAAGGCGCTTGTGGCGCGCGACGGGGCCGGGGCCGAGGCGGCGATGCGTTTCCACGTCGAGGCGGCGTTGTCGGCCCGCATCCGGGGGATGCGCGGACGGGAACTGCCGATGGAGGATGAACCATGA
- the tcuB gene encoding tricarballylate utilization 4Fe-4S protein TcuB encodes MSLDLTLPTLSAMDEARRQIEICNACRYCEGFCSVFPAMTRQKAFADGDLTQLANLCHNCRGCYYACQYTEPHEFALNIPAVLAEVRVDSWERLARPQALARLFQSHGVAMVGLLVVILAWFFWAITALRPETGAGFYAYLAHNTLVAVFVPAFVLPLALIALSLRDYWREVGGGRVRLSHVLHAFGSAARMKNLSGGHGEGCNFEKGDRFSDRRRVFHQLMMYGFLLCFASTASGTLMHYILGWEAPYPLLSLPKLLGVPGGLMMVAGAAGLGWLKLKADPALGAARVWGGEMAFVLLLGAVALTGLGLYLVTGTGFVGPLLAIHLAAVMVLFLLMPFSKMVHGFFRLAALVAEAGKPAPASGGE; translated from the coding sequence ATGTCGCTTGACCTTACTCTCCCGACCCTGTCCGCTATGGACGAGGCCCGCCGCCAGATCGAGATCTGCAATGCCTGCCGCTATTGCGAAGGGTTCTGTTCCGTCTTTCCGGCGATGACCCGGCAAAAGGCCTTTGCCGATGGAGACCTGACGCAGCTCGCGAACCTGTGCCACAATTGCCGTGGCTGCTACTACGCCTGCCAATATACCGAACCGCATGAATTCGCGCTGAATATCCCAGCGGTGCTGGCCGAGGTGCGGGTGGACAGTTGGGAGCGGCTGGCCCGGCCGCAGGCGCTGGCGCGGCTGTTCCAGTCGCATGGAGTGGCGATGGTGGGCCTGCTGGTGGTGATCCTTGCCTGGTTCTTCTGGGCGATCACGGCGCTGCGGCCCGAAACGGGTGCGGGCTTCTACGCCTATCTGGCGCACAATACGCTGGTCGCAGTCTTTGTTCCGGCCTTTGTGCTGCCGCTGGCGCTGATTGCGCTGTCGCTGCGCGACTATTGGCGCGAGGTGGGCGGTGGCCGGGTGCGGCTGTCGCATGTCCTGCACGCCTTTGGTTCTGCTGCACGGATGAAGAACCTGTCGGGCGGCCATGGCGAGGGGTGCAATTTCGAGAAGGGCGACCGTTTCAGCGACCGCCGCCGGGTGTTCCATCAGCTGATGATGTATGGGTTCCTGCTGTGCTTTGCCTCTACCGCCAGCGGCACACTGATGCACTACATCCTTGGCTGGGAAGCGCCCTATCCCCTGCTGTCTCTGCCCAAATTGCTGGGGGTGCCGGGTGGGCTGATGATGGTGGCGGGGGCTGCCGGTCTGGGGTGGCTGAAGCTGAAGGCCGATCCTGCCCTTGGCGCGGCGCGGGTCTGGGGCGGCGAGATGGCTTTTGTCCTGTTGCTGGGCGCGGTGGCGCTGACCGGCCTTGGGCTTTACCTCGTCACCGGAACCGGATTTGTCGGCCCCTTGCTAGCGATCCATCTGGCGGCTGTGATGGTGCTGTTTCTGCTGATGCCATTTTCCAAGATGGTGCATGGGTTCTTCCGGCTGGCCGCACTGGTGGCCGAGGCGGGCAAACCCGCCCCCGCAAGCGGGGGCGAGTGA
- a CDS encoding 4-oxalomesaconate tautomerase, translating to MAQTAIPFYFFRGGTSRGPYFRREDLPEDRATLARVLVAAVGSGHQLNIDGIGGGAAVTTKVAMLSRSDSADCDIDYFFAQVSVADGLVDFKPTCGNILSGVGPAALEMGLIPVQGAQTRVRIRSVNTGAKVEAVVRTSGGQVDYAGEAAIDGVPGTAAPIYLNFMDVVGSVTGALLPTGNLRDEIDGIAVTCMDVAMPICIARAADFGLTGFETVEELDANRAFYARMEPIRQEAGQRMGLGDVSKSVTPKFALLAPPRAGGTITARYFMPWNCHPSMAVTGAQCLASCVLTPGTVAEGLFDPPQGAPALVLIEHPGGVIDVTVEYEMGPDGFALKSAGLLRTARLLARGEVMVPGAVWGGHVRPMSPIR from the coding sequence ATGGCCCAGACCGCCATTCCCTTTTATTTCTTCCGGGGCGGCACCTCGCGTGGGCCGTATTTTCGCCGCGAAGACCTGCCGGAAGACCGTGCAACGCTTGCCCGGGTTCTGGTCGCCGCTGTCGGATCGGGGCATCAGCTGAACATCGACGGCATCGGCGGTGGGGCGGCGGTCACCACCAAGGTGGCCATGCTGTCGCGCTCGGACAGCGCGGATTGCGACATCGACTATTTCTTTGCGCAGGTCAGTGTCGCAGACGGGCTGGTGGATTTCAAACCGACCTGCGGCAATATCCTGTCGGGTGTCGGTCCGGCGGCGCTGGAAATGGGGCTGATCCCCGTGCAAGGCGCGCAGACCCGCGTCCGCATCCGGTCGGTCAACACCGGTGCCAAGGTCGAGGCGGTGGTGCGCACCTCGGGTGGGCAGGTGGATTATGCCGGAGAGGCCGCGATTGACGGCGTGCCGGGCACCGCCGCGCCGATCTATCTGAACTTCATGGATGTCGTGGGATCGGTGACCGGAGCGCTGCTGCCCACAGGCAATCTGCGCGATGAGATCGACGGGATCGCGGTCACCTGCATGGATGTGGCCATGCCGATCTGCATCGCCCGCGCCGCCGATTTCGGCCTGACCGGCTTTGAAACGGTCGAAGAGCTGGACGCCAATCGCGCCTTCTATGCGCGGATGGAGCCGATCCGGCAGGAGGCCGGGCAGCGCATGGGTCTGGGGGATGTGTCGAAATCGGTCACGCCGAAATTCGCCCTGTTGGCCCCACCACGTGCGGGCGGCACGATCACCGCGCGTTATTTCATGCCGTGGAATTGCCATCCGAGCATGGCTGTGACGGGCGCGCAATGTCTTGCCTCCTGCGTTCTGACGCCCGGCACCGTGGCCGAGGGGTTGTTTGATCCGCCGCAAGGCGCGCCTGCGCTGGTGCTGATCGAACATCCCGGCGGCGTCATCGACGTGACGGTGGAATATGAGATGGGTCCCGACGGCTTTGCTCTGAAATCGGCGGGTCTTTTGCGCACGGCGCGGCTTCTGGCGCGGGGCGAGGTGATGGTGCCCGGCGCGGTCTGGGGCGGGCACGTAAGGCCGATGTCTCCGATCCGGTGA
- a CDS encoding GNAT family N-acetyltransferase — MQQSMHLKSFELFAHDINDVDVKLLHALTIAVRWPHRQKDWEFLRRVGHGIVAVDGIGRVFGSAMWFPQGDDFASIGLVITTPRTQAQGGGRWLMAQVLERCGQRNLALNATHAAYPLYVSLGFTSEAVVYMRQGQTQHTLPPLPELEGELTALTGDQLAEIAALDARAFGANRAQLLASLSGVSSTVVLSRGGKIAGYSMCREFGRGHQIGPTIALNEQDAAHLTAAHLKALPGRFARVDTRERDGMFAEFLENSGLAVAETVTTMSKGRRFLNREANQPWVYGLAGHAVG, encoded by the coding sequence ATGCAGCAATCAATGCACTTGAAATCCTTCGAATTGTTCGCCCACGACATCAATGACGTGGATGTCAAACTGCTGCATGCGCTGACAATCGCAGTGCGCTGGCCGCACCGACAGAAGGATTGGGAGTTTCTGCGGCGGGTCGGGCACGGCATCGTTGCCGTGGATGGCATCGGGCGTGTTTTTGGCAGTGCCATGTGGTTTCCCCAAGGCGATGATTTCGCCTCGATCGGTCTGGTGATCACGACGCCGCGCACGCAGGCGCAAGGCGGTGGGCGCTGGCTTATGGCGCAGGTTCTGGAACGCTGCGGCCAGCGCAATCTCGCGCTGAACGCAACCCATGCCGCCTATCCGCTGTATGTTTCGCTTGGTTTTACCAGCGAGGCGGTTGTCTATATGCGGCAGGGCCAGACGCAGCACACCCTGCCGCCGCTGCCAGAGCTGGAGGGAGAGCTGACGGCGCTGACAGGCGACCAGCTGGCCGAGATCGCGGCGCTGGATGCACGTGCCTTCGGCGCCAATCGCGCGCAATTGCTGGCATCCTTGTCGGGCGTTTCGTCGACAGTCGTTTTGTCGCGGGGCGGGAAAATCGCTGGCTATTCCATGTGTCGCGAATTCGGACGCGGCCATCAGATCGGCCCGACGATTGCCCTGAATGAACAGGACGCGGCGCATCTGACCGCAGCCCACCTCAAAGCCCTGCCTGGACGTTTCGCCCGTGTCGATACCCGCGAAAGAGACGGCATGTTTGCCGAATTTCTTGAGAACAGCGGCCTTGCCGTGGCCGAAACGGTGACGACAATGTCGAAGGGCCGCCGGTTTCTGAACCGCGAAGCCAACCAGCCCTGGGTCTATGGGCTGGCCGGTCACGCTGTCGGCTGA
- a CDS encoding sensor histidine kinase, whose product MLRRLSLRARLFLLLILPLVAVAAAASFARYQAAHRMSEELYDNTLLAVALTISRDVVISEGDVLTEQLLDELTTALGDPVYYRITGPGGSFVTGYSDPPDLPDGAVIAGGEPVFFDSISLDRPVRAVVLREFISEPQFGGWVTVEVWQTVSQRIALSRELVTQSVLLLGSVILTAALILWFGIQLGLKPLLDLRDAIGERSADDLRPIRRWTPPELGPLVQTTNSLFDRLAQAFALRDGFISDAAHQMRNPVAAIQSQAEAAISAPTEAELRARVVDLAESARATSRLTSQLLSLERVRGRSLKALMQPVDLPALIRNRIRPFAEIQLRRDVDVAFSVLGTPRMIDCDPVLVEEMVANLLDNAAKYALHPGGHLDVSVAFQPRSVSMRFADDGPGVPPELRERIFDRFFRLDEDQSRGCGLGLAIVSDVARAHDGTARCFSERSGAVFEVTFDR is encoded by the coding sequence ATGCTGCGACGCCTGTCGCTGCGGGCACGGCTGTTTCTACTGCTGATCCTGCCGCTTGTCGCCGTGGCGGCGGCGGCATCCTTTGCGCGCTATCAGGCGGCGCATCGCATGTCGGAAGAACTCTATGACAACACGCTTCTGGCGGTGGCCCTGACGATCTCGCGCGATGTGGTGATCTCCGAAGGCGATGTGTTGACAGAACAGCTGCTTGACGAGCTGACAACCGCCTTGGGTGATCCCGTCTATTATCGCATCACCGGACCGGGCGGCAGTTTCGTGACCGGCTATTCCGACCCGCCGGATCTGCCCGATGGTGCGGTGATCGCGGGCGGTGAGCCGGTGTTTTTCGACAGTATCTCGCTGGACCGTCCGGTCCGTGCCGTAGTGCTGCGCGAATTCATCAGCGAACCGCAGTTTGGCGGCTGGGTCACGGTCGAGGTCTGGCAGACTGTCAGCCAGCGCATCGCCCTGTCGCGCGAGTTGGTCACCCAATCCGTCCTGCTGTTGGGATCGGTGATCCTGACCGCCGCCCTGATCCTGTGGTTCGGCATTCAACTGGGCCTGAAGCCGCTTCTGGATCTGCGCGACGCCATCGGCGAGCGCAGTGCCGACGACCTGCGCCCGATCCGCCGCTGGACACCGCCGGAACTGGGGCCGCTCGTCCAGACCACCAATTCGCTGTTTGACCGGCTGGCGCAGGCCTTCGCCTTGCGGGATGGTTTCATTTCGGATGCCGCGCATCAGATGCGCAACCCGGTTGCGGCGATCCAAAGCCAGGCCGAAGCCGCGATCAGCGCCCCGACCGAGGCCGAGCTGCGCGCCCGTGTGGTTGATCTGGCGGAAAGCGCTAGGGCAACAAGTCGGCTGACATCGCAGCTTCTGTCGCTGGAACGCGTGCGCGGCCGCAGCCTCAAGGCCCTGATGCAGCCGGTCGATCTGCCGGCGCTGATCCGCAACCGGATTCGCCCCTTTGCGGAAATACAGTTGCGGCGCGATGTGGATGTCGCCTTCTCGGTTCTAGGGACGCCCCGAATGATCGACTGCGACCCGGTTCTTGTCGAAGAGATGGTGGCCAATCTGCTCGACAATGCCGCCAAATATGCGCTTCACCCAGGCGGACATCTGGATGTGTCGGTGGCATTTCAACCGCGGTCAGTCAGCATGCGGTTTGCCGATGATGGCCCCGGCGTCCCACCAGAGCTGCGCGAGCGGATCTTTGACCGTTTCTTCCGGCTGGATGAAGATCAGTCACGCGGCTGCGGTCTGGGCCTTGCCATCGTCAGCGATGTGGCCCGCGCCCATGATGGAACGGCGCGCTGTTTTTCTGAAAGATCAGGGGCGGTCTTCGAGGTGACGTTTGACCGATGA